The following are encoded together in the uncultured Sphaerochaeta sp. genome:
- the rsmG gene encoding 16S rRNA (guanine(527)-N(7))-methyltransferase RsmG: protein MSGKYTSLIQEGLDTMQLVWSDEQLRQLQRYIAEVELFNPVYKLVGAEGKELVIRHIFDSLAAVSPISEIARQYENPCFADLGSGAGLPGIPLAIALENHPFTLVERMERRVNFLRNALVATGLSERVQIASQDLKQVRQKFDVITFRAFRPLVEILDLVEPILSDGGVVCAYKGVLDQVEAELDQVASQCKSRWSAQFIPLTVPQLDANRTLCVLTKI from the coding sequence GTGAGCGGTAAGTATACTTCCTTGATACAGGAAGGTCTTGATACCATGCAACTGGTATGGTCCGATGAACAGTTGCGCCAATTGCAGCGGTATATTGCAGAGGTGGAACTTTTCAATCCAGTCTACAAGTTGGTTGGAGCTGAGGGAAAAGAGTTGGTCATCCGCCATATATTCGATAGCCTTGCCGCAGTCTCTCCAATCAGTGAAATCGCCCGGCAGTATGAGAACCCCTGCTTTGCAGATCTTGGTTCAGGTGCAGGTCTACCCGGGATTCCCTTGGCAATAGCTCTGGAAAATCACCCATTCACCTTGGTGGAAAGGATGGAGAGAAGAGTGAATTTTCTGCGAAACGCTCTTGTAGCGACCGGGCTCTCTGAACGGGTGCAGATTGCTTCCCAGGACTTGAAACAGGTTCGCCAGAAGTTCGATGTGATTACCTTCCGGGCTTTCCGGCCTTTGGTGGAAATTCTTGATCTTGTGGAGCCCATTCTCAGTGATGGTGGTGTTGTGTGCGCATACAAAGGTGTCTTAGACCAGGTTGAAGCAGAGCTGGACCAAGTTGCATCACAATGCAAAAGCAGGTGGAGTGCACAGTTTATCCCTCTCACGGTTCCCCAATTGGATGCAAATCGCACGCTTTGCGTTCTCACAAAGATTTGA